One segment of Shewanella piezotolerans WP3 DNA contains the following:
- a CDS encoding sigma-54-dependent transcriptional regulator — MKLARNILLVDDEASWLRTLAITLNRLVPEAKIDTCVDSRQVMNRLEVGDYALVLLDLTMPFHSGEELLNMIRNAHPNTRVIIVTGVNEVDTAVRCIKHGAYDYFIKTDNVDDLARTVRRALEVVGLERNYLRIKESFLSKTLTQPEAFNNILTCEPALLDQFRYFEAVAPSPEPILIQGESGTGKDEFAKSAHQLCCPEAPFINVNLAGISASAFELQLFGQIKTLDNGQVSAQAGVLHQVQSGLLYLNEIGDLPIEAQAKLVDVIEHKQYYPIGSDKAYPVLCKIIISTQHDLLALSKAGKFRNDLLYRLRSHTIKLPPLRQRRLDLFMLINHFITLAADEMNLPRPNQPSTLAAQLADYEFPGNLHELKGMVFDAVSRSDGIQLNISPFMEAINLSKVTAEHCDQLVFPKELPTLAQMGDALINEAMSRTANSQTAAARMLGISQSALSRRLKQEK; from the coding sequence GTGAAACTAGCCAGAAACATTCTACTTGTCGATGATGAGGCCTCTTGGTTACGTACCCTTGCAATAACGCTCAACCGATTAGTGCCCGAAGCAAAAATTGATACCTGTGTCGATAGCAGGCAGGTGATGAACCGCCTTGAAGTCGGTGATTACGCGCTAGTGTTACTGGATTTAACTATGCCGTTCCACTCAGGTGAAGAGCTGCTGAATATGATCCGCAATGCCCACCCCAATACTCGGGTCATCATAGTCACCGGTGTCAATGAGGTTGATACTGCAGTGCGTTGCATTAAGCATGGTGCTTATGACTACTTTATCAAAACCGATAATGTTGACGATCTTGCCCGCACAGTGCGCCGCGCATTAGAAGTCGTGGGGCTGGAACGTAATTATTTGAGAATTAAAGAGAGCTTTCTCAGTAAAACCTTAACCCAACCCGAAGCATTCAATAACATTCTTACCTGTGAACCCGCGCTACTCGATCAGTTTCGCTATTTTGAAGCGGTTGCACCTAGTCCAGAGCCAATCCTGATCCAAGGTGAGAGTGGCACTGGCAAAGATGAGTTTGCTAAATCAGCACACCAATTGTGCTGCCCAGAAGCTCCCTTTATCAACGTCAATCTAGCAGGAATAAGCGCGAGCGCATTTGAATTACAGCTGTTTGGCCAAATCAAGACCTTAGATAATGGTCAAGTCAGCGCTCAAGCAGGCGTGTTGCATCAAGTGCAATCCGGCTTACTTTATCTCAATGAGATTGGTGATTTACCGATAGAAGCTCAGGCAAAGCTGGTGGATGTGATTGAGCATAAACAGTATTACCCTATTGGCAGCGACAAAGCCTACCCAGTGTTGTGTAAAATAATCATTTCAACGCAGCACGATCTACTCGCTTTAAGCAAAGCTGGTAAGTTTCGTAATGATCTTCTCTACCGCCTACGCTCTCACACCATTAAACTGCCTCCACTTAGACAACGTAGGCTTGATCTATTCATGTTGATCAATCATTTCATCACCTTAGCAGCTGATGAAATGAACCTGCCAAGACCTAACCAACCCAGTACCCTTGCCGCGCAACTCGCAGACTATGAGTTTCCTGGCAATTTGCATGAATTAAAAGGGATGGTATTTGATGCTGTAAGCAGGAGTGATGGTATACAACTCAATATCAGCCCTTTTATGGAGGCCATCAACCTCAGCAAGGTAACTGCAGAGCATTGTGATCAGTTAGTCTTTCCAAAAGAACTGCCGACATTGGCACAGATGGGAGATGCATTGATTAATGAGGCTATGAGTCGCACCGCCAATAGCCAGACGGCTGCAGCACGAATGCTTGGTATTAGCCAAAGCGCATTAAGTCGTCGGCTAAAACAAGAAAAATAA
- a CDS encoding dicarboxylate/amino acid:cation symporter encodes MTKSLSTRIFIGLFSGLILGSIIQYFLADIGFFTGTVVDIASGAGTMFVNMIMMLVVPLVFVSIVCGVCELKDLNSFGRLGGKTFGFYIINTLVAIFAALAVALLLAPGKGVDMSSGGGVDIVATELPNLVQLIVGIVPSNPVAAFTSGNMLQVIFMALLLGGVIKSLGETAKSAVSGFQVANKIMMKLISVVMQLAPIGVFALMLKLGATLEAEIFGSVLEYLVVILSLLLLWIFVVYPFAVSMFTPVSAKEFRAKTREQILFSLSTASSNATIPVTMRTLTEKLGVNRAVAGFGVPLGATMNMGGVSIYITIAIFFVANAFGAPIGMDQLPALLFSIFLLSVGAGGVPGGGMVMIGVLIHQMGLPVEAFAIVAALDRLIDMVLTSCNVVGDAAVLTIVDETEKRAEAKLETASNSVTSS; translated from the coding sequence ATGACTAAATCACTTTCTACTCGGATCTTTATCGGTCTGTTTTCAGGTTTGATCCTCGGCTCGATCATTCAGTACTTCCTCGCAGATATCGGTTTCTTCACTGGCACTGTGGTCGATATCGCTTCCGGTGCTGGCACCATGTTCGTTAATATGATCATGATGTTAGTTGTACCATTAGTATTCGTTTCAATCGTATGTGGCGTTTGCGAACTAAAAGACCTCAATAGTTTTGGCCGTTTAGGCGGTAAAACGTTTGGCTTCTACATCATTAATACCTTAGTGGCTATTTTTGCCGCTTTAGCTGTCGCTTTGCTATTGGCACCGGGTAAAGGTGTTGATATGTCGAGCGGTGGTGGTGTTGATATCGTCGCCACAGAGCTACCAAACTTAGTACAGCTGATTGTTGGTATCGTGCCTAGTAACCCTGTCGCAGCCTTTACATCTGGCAATATGCTACAAGTGATCTTTATGGCACTTTTGCTCGGTGGCGTGATTAAGTCACTTGGTGAAACAGCTAAAAGTGCTGTGAGCGGCTTTCAGGTTGCTAACAAAATCATGATGAAGCTCATTAGCGTGGTTATGCAGTTAGCACCTATTGGTGTGTTTGCATTGATGCTAAAGCTGGGAGCAACCCTTGAAGCTGAGATATTTGGTAGCGTATTAGAATACCTTGTGGTGATTTTAAGTTTACTGCTGTTATGGATATTTGTAGTTTACCCATTTGCTGTAAGCATGTTTACTCCAGTGTCGGCCAAAGAATTCCGCGCTAAAACTCGTGAACAGATCCTATTTTCACTTTCAACAGCGAGCTCAAACGCCACTATTCCAGTGACAATGCGTACCTTAACTGAGAAGCTTGGTGTTAATCGTGCCGTGGCAGGTTTTGGCGTACCGCTGGGCGCAACGATGAACATGGGCGGCGTATCAATTTACATCACCATTGCTATCTTCTTTGTGGCTAATGCGTTTGGCGCACCAATTGGTATGGATCAGTTACCTGCACTATTGTTTAGCATCTTCTTACTGTCTGTTGGTGCTGGCGGTGTTCCAGGTGGCGGTATGGTGATGATTGGTGTACTTATTCATCAGATGGGTCTACCAGTAGAAGCATTCGCTATTGTTGCCGCGCTTGACCGTTTAATCGATATGGTACTGACATCATGTAATGTAGTGGGTGACGCTGCAGTACTTACTATTGTTGATGAAACAGAGAAGCGTGCAGAAGCTAAGCTGGAAACTGCATCAAACAGTGTTACCTCAAGCTAA